Proteins from a genomic interval of Rhodococcoides fascians A25f:
- a CDS encoding SulP family inorganic anion transporter: MSEPTKHTRGYDALTAVSALLPRWSEWKPAFRAPGADLLAGLIVALVALPLALGFGVSTGLGAAAGLTTAIVAGVVAAVFGGSRFQVSGPTGAMTVVLVPIVAQYGPTGVLAVGLMAGVILLALAGAGVGRAVRYMPAPVIEGFTAGIAVVIALQQVPAALGISDAEGDKVWQSAFDAARSFVSHASVLTPAVAIAVAVVMLVGGRLAPKVPFSLVAVAAATVVTQLFDLDIARIGTIPSSLSAPSLSFFHLGDVTALLAPACAVAALAALESLLSATAADSMGVGARHNPDRELFGQGLANIAAPLFGGIPATGAIARTAVNVRSGARTRLAALTHAVILAAIMYSAAGLVADIPHAALAGVLLATTVRMVETASIRAITRAGRGDTVVMLSTFLVTVVFDLVTAVAVGVGFAAVLALRAVARSATVEQVPLDALDAVSEEEGDLLREHIVAYRIDGALFFGAAHSFLLELADVSDVKVVILRMSRVTTIDATGAIVLKDTITELEHRHITVLISGAKTEHLRPLTALGVFTTKDDDARRVFDTTPQAIAYARTLVTEATTPRG; this comes from the coding sequence ATGTCCGAACCGACGAAACACACCCGCGGATACGACGCACTGACGGCCGTATCCGCGCTCCTGCCCCGGTGGAGCGAGTGGAAGCCCGCGTTCCGCGCTCCAGGCGCGGACCTGTTGGCAGGCCTGATCGTGGCGCTGGTCGCGTTGCCGCTGGCCCTCGGATTCGGCGTCAGCACGGGGCTGGGTGCCGCAGCCGGCCTGACGACAGCGATCGTCGCCGGCGTCGTCGCCGCGGTATTCGGTGGCTCCCGCTTTCAGGTGTCGGGGCCCACCGGCGCCATGACGGTGGTACTCGTACCGATCGTCGCCCAGTACGGGCCAACCGGTGTGCTCGCCGTCGGGCTCATGGCCGGGGTCATTCTGCTGGCCCTCGCCGGTGCAGGCGTCGGCCGAGCCGTCCGATACATGCCCGCGCCCGTCATCGAAGGATTCACCGCAGGCATCGCCGTGGTCATTGCGCTGCAACAGGTTCCGGCCGCTCTCGGCATATCCGACGCCGAAGGCGACAAAGTGTGGCAGTCCGCGTTCGACGCCGCCCGTTCGTTCGTCTCGCACGCGAGCGTCCTGACCCCGGCAGTCGCGATCGCCGTCGCCGTCGTCATGCTCGTCGGTGGCCGCCTGGCTCCGAAAGTCCCGTTCTCCCTGGTCGCGGTCGCCGCGGCGACGGTGGTCACCCAGCTCTTCGATCTCGACATCGCCCGCATCGGCACCATTCCATCGTCGTTGTCCGCACCCAGCCTGAGCTTCTTCCACCTGGGCGACGTGACGGCGTTACTGGCTCCTGCCTGTGCCGTTGCCGCGCTGGCGGCCTTGGAATCGTTGCTGTCCGCCACCGCCGCGGACTCGATGGGCGTCGGCGCACGACACAACCCCGACCGGGAACTGTTCGGGCAGGGGCTCGCGAACATCGCCGCTCCTCTGTTCGGCGGGATTCCTGCCACGGGCGCCATCGCCCGGACTGCAGTCAACGTTCGATCCGGGGCCCGGACCAGGCTCGCCGCACTCACCCATGCGGTGATCCTTGCCGCGATCATGTACTCCGCCGCAGGGTTGGTGGCCGATATTCCACACGCGGCCCTGGCGGGGGTGCTGCTGGCGACCACGGTGCGCATGGTCGAGACCGCATCCATCCGGGCGATCACCCGCGCAGGCCGCGGCGACACCGTGGTGATGTTGTCGACCTTCCTCGTCACGGTCGTCTTCGATCTGGTGACGGCAGTGGCTGTCGGGGTCGGGTTCGCTGCCGTCCTGGCCCTGCGTGCCGTCGCGCGATCCGCCACCGTGGAGCAGGTTCCCTTGGACGCACTCGACGCGGTCTCGGAGGAAGAAGGCGACCTGCTGCGCGAACACATCGTCGCGTATCGAATCGACGGCGCGTTGTTCTTCGGTGCCGCCCACAGCTTCCTGCTCGAACTTGCCGACGTCTCGGACGTGAAGGTGGTGATCCTGCGCATGTCGCGGGTGACCACAATCGATGCCACCGGGGCCATCGTCCTCAAGGACACCATCACCGAACTCGAACACCGCCACATCACAGTCCTGATCTCCGGAGCGAAGACCGAGCATCTGCGTCCTCTGACGGCGCTGGGCGTGTTCACCACCAAGGACGACGATGCTCGACGCGTCTTCGACACCACTCCGCAGGCCATCGCATACGCGCGCACGCTGGTGACCGAGGCAACCACTCCTCGCGGGTAG
- a CDS encoding ABC transporter permease, with protein MFRFLRRRIYTSLIPLFVVLLGVFFLARLTGDPTSLYLPESATQAQREAFRATNGFDQPVLTQLLDYFKGVLQLDFGQSLRTGEDASAMALRAFPATLQLAFATMFLAILGAVIIGCWAAYRPNSLADRISSLLSMTAASIPDFWFAIMGVYVFAIVFGWLPTSGVDSGMLSWVLPIATLLIRPLGVLTQVVRGAMVSALSAPYVRLARSKGAGDLRVVTHHALRNAAAPALTVAGDLMVGLVNGAVVVEAIFGWPGIGKLMIDAILQRDFAVLQAAVLLTAVSIFVLNIVIDACYALLDARVRDKVKV; from the coding sequence ATGTTCAGATTTCTGCGCCGACGGATCTACACCAGCCTGATCCCACTGTTCGTCGTCCTGCTGGGCGTATTCTTCCTCGCTCGTCTCACCGGCGACCCCACCAGCCTGTACCTGCCCGAGTCGGCAACCCAGGCACAGCGCGAGGCGTTTCGCGCCACCAACGGCTTCGATCAGCCGGTGCTGACGCAGCTACTGGACTACTTCAAGGGCGTCCTGCAACTCGATTTCGGGCAGTCGCTCCGTACCGGTGAGGACGCGTCGGCAATGGCATTGCGCGCCTTCCCCGCAACGCTGCAGCTCGCCTTCGCGACGATGTTCCTCGCCATCCTCGGTGCCGTGATCATCGGCTGCTGGGCTGCGTACCGACCGAACTCGCTGGCCGATCGCATCTCGAGCCTGCTGTCGATGACGGCCGCGTCCATCCCCGACTTCTGGTTCGCCATCATGGGCGTCTACGTCTTCGCCATCGTGTTCGGCTGGCTGCCCACCTCCGGCGTGGACAGCGGAATGCTCTCGTGGGTGTTGCCGATCGCCACGCTGCTCATTCGCCCGCTCGGAGTACTGACCCAGGTGGTGCGGGGTGCGATGGTCTCGGCATTGTCGGCACCGTACGTTCGGCTCGCGAGAAGCAAAGGGGCAGGCGATCTTCGGGTCGTCACCCACCACGCTCTGCGCAACGCTGCCGCACCGGCGCTGACCGTCGCAGGCGACCTGATGGTCGGGCTCGTCAACGGCGCAGTGGTCGTCGAGGCCATCTTCGGCTGGCCCGGCATCGGAAAACTGATGATCGACGCCATCCTGCAGCGCGACTTCGCCGTTCTGCAGGCGGCCGTGCTGTTGACGGCGGTGAGCATCTTCGTGCTCAACATCGTCATCGATGCCTGCTATGCACTGCTCGACGCCCGGGTTCGCGACAAGGTGAAGGTCTAG
- a CDS encoding xylulokinase, with translation MALVAGIDSSTQSCKVFVRDAESGELVRQGRAGHPDGTEIDPQRWKDALDEAVADAGGLDDVDAVSVGAQQHGMVCLDDAGSVVRKALLWNDTRSAEAATDLVSELGKETGVDGGQAWADAVGVVPLASITVAKLRWLADHEPENADRTAAVCLPHDWLSWQLGGAAGLDALATDRGDASGTGYFSAASGEYRTDLLQLGFRGRNPLLPRVAAPNEAIGRTPAGALIGPGTGDNAAAALALDAQPGDVVVSVGTSGVVSAVTSVAAADGSGLVAGFADATGRQLPLVCTLNAARVLDATARLLGVDHDELSRLALSTTSEGLVLVPYLEGERTPNRPDASGAIHGLRLNNSTPGHLARAAIEGLLCGLADGIDHLRAQGVQTKRVLLIGGGAKSSALRELAPAILGVPVIVPEPGEYVADGAARQAAWTLAGTSEPPTWAQAASKTYEADPTPAVRDRYAEVRDLTEGTTAM, from the coding sequence GTGGCTCTTGTTGCCGGAATCGACTCCTCCACCCAATCGTGCAAAGTTTTCGTTCGTGATGCCGAGTCGGGGGAGTTGGTCCGCCAGGGCCGAGCCGGTCATCCCGACGGCACCGAGATCGATCCGCAGCGGTGGAAAGATGCGCTGGACGAGGCGGTCGCCGATGCAGGCGGGCTCGACGACGTGGACGCGGTGTCGGTCGGTGCGCAGCAGCACGGCATGGTGTGCCTCGACGACGCGGGATCAGTGGTCCGTAAAGCGCTGTTGTGGAACGATACTCGGTCGGCGGAGGCCGCGACGGACTTGGTGTCGGAGTTGGGGAAAGAGACCGGCGTCGACGGCGGGCAAGCCTGGGCCGACGCCGTCGGAGTGGTTCCATTGGCCTCGATCACCGTCGCCAAGTTGCGATGGCTTGCCGACCACGAGCCGGAGAACGCCGATCGCACTGCGGCAGTGTGCCTTCCGCACGATTGGCTCAGTTGGCAGCTCGGTGGCGCAGCGGGGCTCGACGCCCTGGCCACCGACCGTGGCGACGCCAGCGGCACCGGCTACTTCTCGGCGGCGTCCGGCGAGTATCGAACAGATTTGCTGCAGTTGGGCTTTCGTGGTCGCAATCCATTGTTGCCCCGCGTGGCCGCGCCGAACGAGGCGATCGGCCGTACACCGGCCGGGGCACTGATCGGACCGGGGACCGGGGACAACGCCGCGGCAGCGCTTGCCCTCGATGCGCAGCCCGGTGATGTGGTCGTATCGGTGGGCACCTCCGGCGTCGTATCGGCCGTGACCTCGGTTGCGGCAGCCGACGGTTCGGGTCTCGTCGCCGGATTCGCCGACGCCACCGGCCGCCAGCTGCCGTTGGTGTGCACCCTCAACGCTGCCCGGGTGCTCGATGCCACGGCGCGGCTTCTGGGCGTAGATCATGACGAACTGTCTCGATTGGCGCTGTCGACGACCAGCGAAGGCCTGGTGTTGGTGCCGTACCTCGAAGGCGAGCGCACCCCCAACCGTCCCGATGCATCCGGTGCGATTCATGGCCTGCGACTGAACAATTCGACGCCGGGTCACCTGGCGCGGGCAGCAATCGAGGGACTGCTGTGCGGTTTGGCCGACGGCATCGATCACCTGCGTGCACAGGGGGTGCAGACGAAGCGGGTGCTGCTGATCGGCGGCGGCGCAAAATCTTCTGCGTTGCGGGAGCTTGCCCCGGCGATTCTCGGCGTTCCGGTGATCGTGCCCGAGCCGGGGGAATATGTCGCCGACGGAGCCGCGCGTCAGGCGGCGTGGACCCTGGCCGGGACCAGCGAGCCGCCGACCTGGGCGCAGGCAGCGTCGAAGACATACGAGGCAGACCCGACCCCGGCGGTGCGCGATCGCTACGCCGAGGTGCGGGATCTGACCGAGGGCACCACCGCCATGTGA
- a CDS encoding sulfite exporter TauE/SafE family protein, with translation MATDLSVTGFVVVALAIFFASAMQASIGFGMGMLAAPIVAIVDPGLIPATLIMLAVVVSVLVLVRDRTALDLSGAGWALAGRLPGSAVGALLLVLLPERGLAILLALVVLGGVALTSFGWVPLPHRRNLVVAGAASGILGTATSIGGPPMALVWQRNTGAELRSTMSCFFLVGSLISLAVLAVAGAVDAHTATLFVFLAPATVLGFLLSRVVNRVLDRRRLRITAIGVSAAGALVLVAQQVLALM, from the coding sequence ATGGCGACAGACCTGAGCGTCACCGGATTCGTCGTCGTCGCGCTGGCCATCTTCTTCGCATCGGCGATGCAGGCGTCCATCGGATTCGGCATGGGCATGCTCGCCGCACCCATCGTGGCAATCGTGGACCCCGGCCTCATCCCAGCGACGCTGATCATGCTCGCCGTGGTCGTCAGTGTGCTCGTTCTGGTTCGTGATCGCACTGCCCTCGACCTCTCGGGCGCGGGGTGGGCGCTGGCCGGTCGCCTACCCGGATCGGCGGTGGGAGCACTGCTGCTCGTCCTGTTGCCCGAGCGTGGATTGGCCATCCTGCTAGCACTGGTGGTGTTGGGTGGCGTCGCCCTGACCTCCTTCGGTTGGGTCCCGTTGCCGCACAGACGAAACCTGGTGGTGGCCGGGGCCGCGTCGGGAATTCTGGGAACGGCCACCTCCATCGGCGGACCGCCGATGGCCCTGGTGTGGCAACGCAACACCGGAGCCGAACTGCGCAGCACCATGAGCTGCTTCTTCCTCGTCGGATCACTCATCTCGCTGGCGGTACTGGCGGTGGCCGGTGCAGTGGACGCCCATACCGCGACGCTGTTCGTGTTCCTGGCCCCGGCGACAGTTCTCGGCTTCCTGCTCTCTCGCGTGGTCAATCGCGTTCTCGATCGTCGACGCCTGCGCATCACCGCGATCGGTGTCTCCGCAGCCGGCGCACTCGTTCTCGTCGCCCAGCAGGTACTCGCGCTGATGTGA
- a CDS encoding ABC transporter substrate-binding protein — MSPALFVQQGRTHRVAAIAVGALSLSLIASGCTVANSNNGGAARADTLRIVLPQEPPTLEACDVSLTSVGVVTRSNITEPLMERNPSTGDLEPKLADSWEQTSDTEWTFAIHPGVTFSDGSPFEAEDAAFSIDRTVNSELGCNVEGYVFGDANLVVTAVDPMTLTVQSPEPDPILPLRLSFVEMVPRTASYTERVREPIGTGPFAIERWDYGQKLSLVRNETYWGPKPEYARAEYQWRSEGSVRASMVTNGEAEIATSVGPEDGAGDLGVAYPNNETTALRIQAAQPPLDDIRVRQAINYAINRDGIVKALFRGLGSPAAQLISEGVVGFNEDLTPWPYDMDQARTLIDEARADGVPVDTEIRLIGRTGQFPKINETVEVIQNSLSKIGMNVKIEMMDAAGTAEYQERPFPDVGPYLLVIQHGNQAGDSAFTVDQYFTSDGFQSAYGTADFDKEIAAAGALTGEDRQAAYAQVFADEPKDIMQMAYIAHMNGVLAKAASVDYTPDSATVDEMHLAAMTRADTERP; from the coding sequence ATGAGCCCTGCACTCTTCGTGCAGCAGGGACGGACCCACCGCGTCGCGGCAATTGCTGTTGGCGCACTGTCACTTTCACTGATCGCCAGCGGCTGCACCGTCGCCAACTCCAACAACGGTGGAGCCGCCCGCGCAGATACTCTGCGCATCGTCCTGCCCCAGGAACCTCCGACCCTCGAGGCCTGCGACGTCTCGCTCACGTCGGTCGGAGTCGTCACTCGCTCGAACATCACCGAGCCGCTCATGGAGCGCAATCCCAGCACCGGCGATCTCGAACCCAAGCTCGCCGACTCGTGGGAACAAACCTCCGATACCGAATGGACGTTCGCCATCCACCCCGGCGTGACGTTCAGCGACGGGAGCCCCTTCGAAGCCGAGGACGCCGCGTTCTCCATCGACCGCACGGTCAATTCGGAACTGGGCTGCAACGTCGAGGGGTACGTGTTCGGCGACGCGAACCTGGTGGTCACGGCTGTCGACCCGATGACGCTGACCGTGCAGTCCCCCGAACCCGACCCCATCCTGCCGCTGCGCCTCTCGTTCGTGGAGATGGTCCCGCGCACAGCCAGCTACACCGAGCGCGTGCGTGAACCGATCGGAACGGGACCGTTCGCGATCGAGCGGTGGGACTACGGCCAGAAGCTCTCCCTGGTACGGAACGAGACCTACTGGGGCCCGAAACCCGAGTACGCCAGGGCCGAGTACCAGTGGCGCAGTGAGGGCAGCGTCCGCGCATCGATGGTGACCAACGGCGAGGCCGAGATCGCAACGTCGGTCGGACCGGAGGACGGTGCGGGCGACCTCGGCGTGGCCTACCCCAACAACGAGACAACGGCGCTGCGCATCCAGGCCGCTCAACCGCCACTCGACGATATCCGGGTGCGGCAGGCGATCAACTACGCGATCAATCGCGACGGCATCGTCAAGGCCCTGTTCCGCGGACTCGGTTCACCTGCAGCACAACTGATTTCCGAGGGTGTCGTGGGCTTCAACGAGGACCTGACTCCGTGGCCCTACGACATGGACCAGGCCCGCACGCTGATCGACGAGGCGCGGGCAGACGGGGTACCGGTGGACACCGAGATCCGCCTGATCGGACGTACCGGACAGTTCCCCAAGATCAACGAGACAGTGGAGGTCATCCAGAACTCGCTGTCCAAGATCGGCATGAACGTCAAGATCGAGATGATGGACGCCGCCGGTACCGCCGAATACCAGGAACGCCCGTTCCCGGACGTCGGGCCGTATCTACTGGTGATTCAGCACGGCAATCAGGCCGGCGACTCGGCCTTCACCGTCGACCAGTACTTCACCAGTGACGGATTCCAGAGTGCCTACGGCACAGCGGACTTCGACAAGGAGATCGCTGCTGCCGGCGCACTCACCGGAGAAGACAGGCAGGCCGCGTACGCGCAGGTGTTCGCGGACGAACCGAAAGACATCATGCAGATGGCCTACATCGCACACATGAACGGGGTGCTCGCCAAGGCCGCCTCGGTCGACTACACGCCGGACTCGGCCACTGTCGACGAAATGCACCTGGCCGCGATGACGCGCGCCGATACCGAGAGGCCCTGA
- a CDS encoding ABC transporter ATP-binding protein yields MSEQLLTVRGLNKTFDVGRGKLRALDAIDLDLRRGETLGLVGESGCGKSTLARTLMMLERPDSGTVAFDGIDPFALRGKELLAWRRRVQMVFQDPYGSLNSRMTAGDIIGEPWRTHKSLYKTRRDRSARVRELLHLVGLRPSDENRFPQEFSGGQRQRLGIARALALNPDVIICDEPVSALDLSVQAQVLNLLNDLQKQLGISYVFISHDLSVVRHVADRVAVMYLGRIVESGATEAVFERPAHPYTAALMSAAPTLDASTRGTKILLKGEVPSPLNPPSGCRFRTRCWKATELCASEAPPVALDADEADHIAECHYPLAAGNLGLVAAGT; encoded by the coding sequence ATGTCTGAGCAACTGCTGACCGTGCGCGGCCTGAACAAGACCTTCGATGTCGGCCGCGGCAAGCTCCGCGCCCTCGACGCCATCGACTTGGATCTGCGACGCGGTGAGACCCTCGGCCTCGTCGGCGAATCCGGTTGCGGCAAGTCCACTCTCGCGCGCACCCTGATGATGCTCGAAAGGCCCGACTCGGGCACCGTCGCCTTCGACGGCATCGATCCCTTCGCTCTGCGCGGCAAGGAACTCCTCGCGTGGCGTCGACGAGTACAGATGGTGTTCCAGGACCCCTACGGTTCGTTGAACTCGAGGATGACGGCCGGGGACATCATCGGCGAGCCGTGGCGAACCCACAAGAGCCTCTACAAGACTCGACGCGACCGCTCCGCCCGAGTGCGTGAGCTGCTGCATCTGGTGGGCCTTCGACCGAGCGACGAGAATCGATTCCCGCAGGAATTCTCCGGCGGTCAACGCCAACGCCTCGGCATCGCTCGGGCCCTGGCATTGAACCCCGATGTGATCATCTGCGACGAACCTGTCTCCGCACTCGACCTCTCGGTCCAGGCGCAGGTGCTCAACCTGCTCAACGACCTACAGAAGCAACTCGGCATCTCCTACGTGTTCATCTCGCACGATCTGTCGGTCGTTCGGCACGTCGCCGACCGTGTTGCGGTGATGTACCTGGGCCGTATCGTCGAATCCGGCGCTACCGAAGCAGTATTCGAGCGTCCCGCGCACCCGTACACAGCGGCGTTGATGTCGGCCGCACCCACCCTCGACGCGTCGACCCGTGGGACGAAGATCCTGTTGAAGGGCGAGGTTCCGTCACCGCTGAACCCACCCTCGGGATGCCGGTTCCGCACACGCTGCTGGAAGGCAACCGAATTGTGCGCCAGTGAGGCACCCCCGGTGGCGCTCGACGCCGACGAGGCCGATCACATCGCCGAATGCCACTATCCACTCGCCGCAGGCAATCTCGGCCTCGTCGCTGCCGGGACGTGA
- a CDS encoding ABC transporter permease has translation MSLDFEAPKTSEPEDVPPSAPVEARKASAPLWKLLLRDRVATVAAAILVLVFLTAIFGPMLVGDAATDQDLDRSNLPPFTLDTGWMNILGTDPLGRSMLARLIVASRTTLSVAIPAVILSAIIGSFIGMWAGFHRGWRETAAMRVADVILSFPSLLMAVVVLYVFSPSAANIVLVLTVTRIPIYLRTARAESAELQSRLFVDAARTFGAKSGSVIRRHVAPILLPTLLTVATLDFCFVILAESSLSFLGIGIQPPDVSWGLMVSQGRTYLQTAWWLSFFPGLAIVLTTVSATVLAAWARIATDPAQRWRLNVPRSKRSRLLPVRKVVS, from the coding sequence ATGTCACTCGACTTCGAAGCACCGAAAACATCCGAGCCCGAGGATGTTCCGCCGTCGGCTCCGGTGGAAGCCCGCAAGGCGTCGGCTCCGCTGTGGAAGTTGCTCCTACGCGACAGGGTGGCCACCGTCGCCGCCGCGATCCTGGTGCTGGTCTTCCTCACCGCGATCTTCGGCCCGATGCTGGTCGGTGACGCCGCCACCGATCAGGATCTCGACCGCTCGAACCTACCGCCGTTCACCCTCGACACCGGCTGGATGAACATCCTCGGCACCGATCCCCTGGGTCGCAGCATGCTGGCCCGGTTGATCGTGGCCAGCAGAACCACACTGTCGGTGGCCATTCCGGCCGTGATCCTCTCGGCGATCATCGGCTCGTTCATCGGTATGTGGGCCGGTTTCCACCGCGGCTGGCGCGAGACCGCGGCGATGCGCGTCGCCGACGTCATCCTCAGCTTCCCGTCCCTGCTGATGGCCGTCGTCGTGCTCTACGTCTTCTCGCCCAGTGCCGCGAACATCGTTCTGGTCCTGACGGTCACGCGTATCCCGATCTACCTGCGTACCGCCCGCGCAGAGTCAGCAGAACTGCAGAGCCGGCTGTTCGTCGACGCCGCCCGCACGTTCGGCGCGAAGAGCGGATCGGTGATCAGACGCCACGTGGCCCCTATCCTGCTACCGACCCTGCTCACCGTCGCGACCCTGGACTTCTGCTTCGTCATCCTCGCCGAGTCGTCACTGAGCTTCCTGGGCATCGGCATTCAGCCGCCGGACGTCTCGTGGGGCCTGATGGTCTCGCAGGGCCGCACCTACTTGCAGACCGCGTGGTGGCTCTCGTTCTTCCCCGGCCTGGCCATCGTGTTGACGACCGTCTCGGCCACCGTGCTCGCCGCCTGGGCGCGCATCGCCACCGACCCGGCGCAGCGCTGGCGACTCAATGTCCCCCGCTCCAAGCGGTCCCGCCTGCTCCCCGTACGAAAGGTCGTTTCATGA
- a CDS encoding SDR family oxidoreductase: MTTNTTRALIVGATGISGQALCHAALDAGWTTYGLSRSGSTPVDGVVPVAADLLDVTSLEEALKDVRPEVVFFTAWMKKDSEQENIEVNSATLRNVLNVLGPLESVKHVALMTGLKHYLGPFDAYGEAVMAETPFHETEDRLDTPNFYYAQEDELFAGAEKFGFGWSVHRAHTISGFAVGNAMNMMLTLSVYASICKELGEKFVFPGSETQWNGLTDLTDADLLAEQMVWAATDDNAHNEAFNIANGDVFRWRWLWPQFAAHFGVEPEGFDTEPRPLEPRMSDAAAAWKRIAEKHDLVESDVSRLASWWHTDGDLGRDMECLTDMNKSKKAGFLGFRSTPDAIASVIQRYRDARLIP; encoded by the coding sequence ATGACTACGAACACCACGCGCGCGCTGATCGTCGGTGCCACCGGTATTTCCGGGCAGGCCCTGTGCCACGCAGCACTCGATGCAGGCTGGACCACCTACGGACTGAGTCGCAGCGGAAGTACCCCCGTCGACGGCGTCGTGCCGGTGGCTGCGGATCTGCTCGACGTGACCTCGCTCGAGGAGGCGCTGAAGGACGTTCGCCCCGAGGTCGTGTTCTTCACCGCATGGATGAAGAAGGACTCCGAGCAGGAGAACATCGAGGTCAACTCGGCGACCCTACGCAATGTGCTGAATGTTCTCGGGCCCCTCGAGTCGGTGAAGCACGTCGCGCTGATGACCGGACTCAAGCACTACCTCGGACCGTTCGATGCCTACGGTGAGGCAGTGATGGCCGAGACGCCGTTCCACGAGACCGAGGACCGCCTCGACACCCCGAACTTCTACTACGCGCAGGAAGACGAACTGTTCGCCGGTGCCGAGAAGTTCGGATTCGGTTGGAGCGTGCACCGCGCCCACACCATCTCCGGCTTCGCGGTCGGCAACGCGATGAACATGATGCTGACGCTGTCCGTGTACGCGTCGATCTGCAAGGAACTCGGCGAGAAGTTCGTCTTCCCCGGCTCCGAAACCCAGTGGAACGGACTCACCGACCTCACCGACGCCGACCTGCTCGCCGAGCAGATGGTCTGGGCCGCAACCGATGACAATGCGCACAACGAGGCGTTCAACATCGCCAACGGTGACGTCTTCCGCTGGCGCTGGCTGTGGCCGCAGTTCGCAGCGCACTTCGGCGTCGAGCCCGAGGGATTCGACACCGAACCGCGTCCCCTCGAACCCCGCATGTCCGACGCGGCTGCTGCGTGGAAGCGCATCGCGGAGAAGCACGATCTGGTGGAGAGCGACGTCTCCCGGCTGGCATCGTGGTGGCATACCGACGGCGACCTCGGCCGCGACATGGAATGCCTGACCGACATGAACAAGTCCAAGAAGGCCGGCTTCCTCGGCTTCCGATCCACGCCCGATGCCATCGCCTCGGTGATCCAGCGATACCGAGACGCGCGCCTGATTCCCTAG
- a CDS encoding ArsR/SmtB family transcription factor translates to MATDSSRPLYRMKADFFKTLAHPARIRVLELLSEREHAVSEMLLEVGIEPANLSQQLSILRRAGLIEGTREGLSVTYTLTSPKVADLLVVAREILSGVVANQVEQLDGGPGSRT, encoded by the coding sequence ATGGCCACGGATTCGAGTCGACCGCTGTACCGAATGAAGGCCGACTTCTTCAAGACGTTGGCGCATCCCGCACGCATTCGAGTGCTGGAGTTGTTGAGCGAACGCGAACACGCGGTGTCCGAGATGCTGCTCGAGGTGGGCATCGAACCGGCGAATCTGTCGCAGCAGTTGTCGATTCTGCGACGCGCGGGTCTCATCGAGGGAACTCGCGAGGGGCTGTCCGTGACGTACACGCTGACGTCGCCGAAAGTGGCAGACCTACTGGTGGTGGCTCGGGAGATCCTGTCCGGGGTGGTGGCCAACCAGGTCGAACAGCTGGACGGCGGGCCCGGATCGCGCACCTGA
- a CDS encoding ABC transporter ATP-binding protein, with translation MSAPATAPQRPDTGSVALDVRGLTVDLRTPSGVIRAVDNVTFSARRGETLALLGESGCGKSMTAQAIVGLLEPIADITGGSVEMGEVDLVTAKTKVRRTIAATELAIVFQDALTALNPVYTVGTQLAEPFRIHRGMSAKQARVEAIALMARVGIPEPESRADSYPHQFSGGMRQRLLIAMAVALSPSVLLADEPTTALDVTVQAQIMALLKELRTEHDMAVVLITHDLALVAEEADRVAIMYAGNVVETGPVSEVFGEPRHPYTKGLLDSVPVHAVRGEDLKSIGGTPPDLHSIPDGCVYQARCPLAREICISTRPQLESVGNGRMSACHFPNEVTSHV, from the coding sequence ATGAGCGCACCGGCAACTGCACCACAGCGACCGGACACCGGCAGCGTCGCCCTGGACGTACGCGGACTGACCGTCGATCTGCGGACGCCGTCGGGTGTCATTCGCGCCGTCGACAACGTCACCTTCAGCGCCCGCCGCGGTGAAACCCTCGCTCTGCTGGGTGAATCGGGCTGCGGCAAGTCGATGACGGCACAGGCCATCGTGGGGTTGCTCGAGCCGATCGCCGACATCACCGGCGGCTCGGTCGAGATGGGTGAGGTCGACCTGGTGACCGCCAAGACCAAGGTTCGACGCACCATCGCGGCCACCGAACTGGCCATCGTGTTCCAGGATGCACTGACGGCACTCAATCCCGTCTACACCGTGGGAACTCAACTGGCCGAGCCGTTTCGGATCCATCGCGGCATGTCGGCGAAACAGGCTCGGGTGGAAGCTATTGCACTCATGGCCCGCGTGGGCATCCCCGAGCCGGAATCACGCGCCGACTCGTACCCGCACCAGTTCTCCGGCGGGATGCGTCAACGCCTGCTGATCGCAATGGCCGTGGCACTGAGCCCGTCGGTACTGCTCGCCGACGAACCCACCACGGCGCTCGACGTCACGGTGCAGGCCCAGATCATGGCTCTGCTGAAGGAATTGCGTACCGAACACGACATGGCCGTCGTGCTCATCACCCACGACCTCGCCCTGGTGGCCGAGGAGGCCGACCGGGTCGCGATCATGTACGCGGGCAACGTCGTCGAAACCGGACCGGTGTCCGAGGTGTTCGGCGAACCGCGCCACCCGTACACCAAGGGCTTGCTGGACTCGGTGCCTGTACACGCCGTCCGCGGTGAAGATCTGAAGTCGATCGGCGGCACCCCACCGGATCTGCATTCCATCCCCGACGGGTGCGTCTATCAGGCCCGCTGCCCCCTGGCCCGCGAGATCTGCATCAGCACTCGCCCTCAGCTCGAATCCGTCGGCAACGGCCGGATGTCGGCCTGCCACTTCCCGAACGAGGTAACCAGCCATGTCTGA